The following proteins are co-located in the Alcaligenes faecalis genome:
- a CDS encoding LysR substrate-binding domain-containing protein, with product MKLDLLTLKLFVRILEEGTISQAAEREHIAAAAVSRRIADLEQSLNTTLLLRTNKGVSPTAAGLELLYRSRALLNSAQEIETRLQAFSQGQQGLVHILANTSAISQFLAEPLGEFGRLHPAIPLQLEEQTSLDIIRALAEGKADLGVFTRLPYTADIEAYPFRSDKLVVLVPIQHPLAQHEKIRFEQTLEHEQITLLTGTQLHYQITKTAMEANRSVRIRTEVSGYDAMCLLINAGMGIGILPRKSASIYQIPNTRVIELDEKWSQREILISVRRRSDLQPSAESLLSFLLESGA from the coding sequence ATGAAACTGGACCTGCTGACCCTCAAACTGTTTGTCCGAATACTGGAAGAAGGCACGATCAGCCAAGCGGCAGAGCGTGAGCATATTGCTGCCGCGGCAGTCAGCCGTCGGATTGCAGATCTGGAGCAATCTCTGAATACAACACTGCTGCTACGCACCAACAAAGGCGTCAGCCCGACCGCAGCAGGCCTGGAGCTGCTGTACCGTTCACGCGCCTTACTCAATAGCGCGCAAGAGATCGAGACACGCCTTCAAGCGTTCTCACAAGGCCAACAGGGGCTGGTACATATCCTGGCCAATACATCCGCTATTTCTCAGTTTCTGGCCGAGCCGCTGGGTGAGTTTGGGCGTTTGCACCCCGCTATTCCCCTGCAACTGGAAGAGCAGACCAGCCTGGACATTATTCGGGCCCTGGCGGAAGGGAAAGCCGACCTGGGCGTGTTTACCCGCCTGCCCTACACAGCCGACATCGAAGCCTACCCGTTTCGCAGTGACAAACTGGTGGTGCTGGTGCCTATCCAACACCCCTTGGCTCAGCATGAAAAAATCCGCTTCGAGCAAACACTAGAGCATGAGCAAATTACGCTGCTGACTGGTACGCAACTGCATTACCAGATCACCAAAACCGCTATGGAAGCCAACCGTTCCGTGCGCATCCGGACTGAGGTTTCTGGCTACGACGCCATGTGCTTATTAATTAATGCTGGCATGGGTATTGGCATCTTGCCGCGCAAGAGCGCCAGCATTTATCAGATTCCCAATACCCGCGTGATTGAGCTGGACGAAAAGTGGAGCCAGCGAGAAATTCTAATCAGTGTGCGCCGCCGCAGTGACCTGCAACCGAGCGCAGAAAGCTTGCTGAGCTTCCTGCTCGAGAGCGGCGCTTAA